From a region of the Zingiber officinale cultivar Zhangliang chromosome 10B, Zo_v1.1, whole genome shotgun sequence genome:
- the LOC122030553 gene encoding U-box domain-containing protein 4-like, which yields MEVMVVERPPEFLPRITRSYSDCNSRRSDDSPLVRCQTSCSSSLHRFLVHSAAECSDDAICKLIADLDSPSIESKRLAATELRFLAKHSPENRVLIARAGAVAPLVALLSHPDPQIQEQGVTAILNLSLCDENKSAIAGAGAIRHLVFALRFGTPAARENSACALLRLAQRDDLLAAIGCSGAIPALVSLLETGGPRGKKDAATALFALLAAKENMTRAVEAGAVRPLLDLMADPESGMVDKAAYVLHRVLSLQEGRRAAVAEGGVPVLVEMVEVGTRRQKEVSMLSLLEICKEGAAYRRMVVREGGIPPVVALVQSSSEKTKEKAEALIALLRQPTAPLS from the exons ATGGAAGTGATGGTGGTGGAGAGACCGCCGGAGTTTCTTCCCCGCATCACCCGGAGCTACAGCGACTGCAATAGCCGCCGTTCCGACGATTCCCCACTCGTCCGGTGTCAAACAAGCTGCTCCTCCTCCCTCCATCGCTTCCTCGTCCACTCCGCCGCCGAATGCTCCGACGACGCCATTTGCAAGCTCATCGCCGACCTTGACTCGCCCTCCATCGAATCCAAGCGCCTCGCCGCAACGGAGCTCCGTTTCCTCGCCAAGCACAGCCCCGAGAACCGCGTCCTTATCGCCCGCGCCGGCGCCGTCGCACCCCTCGTCGCCCTCCTCTCCCACCCCGATCCTCAGATCCAGGAGCAAGGCGTCACCGCTATTTTAAACCTCTCCCTCTGCGATGAGAACAAATCCGCCATCGCCGGTGCCGGCGCCATCCGCCACCTCGTCTTCGCTCTCCGCTTCGGCACCCCCGCTGCCCGTGAGAACTCCGCTTGCGCCCTCCTCCGCCTCGCCCAGCGCGACGACCTCCTCGCCGCTATCGGCTGCTCGGGTGCCATCCCAGCCCTCGTCTCCCTCCTCGAGACAGGCGGACCCCGCGGGAAGAAGGACGCCGCCACCGCCCTCTTCGCCCTCTTAGCTGCGAAGGAGAACATGACCCGGGCAGTGGAGGCCGGAGCGGTGCGCCCCCTTCTGGATCTGATGGCCGATCCGGAGTCTGGGATGGTGGACAAGGCGGCATACGTGCTCCACCGGGTGTTGTCGTTGCAGGAGGGGCGTAGGGCAGCGGTGGCGGAGGGCGGCGTACCTGTGCTGGTGGAGATGGTGGAGGTCGGGACCCGCCGGCAGAAGGAAGTGTCGATGCTATCGCTTCTCGAAATATGCAAGGAGGGCGCTGCGTACCGAAGGATGGTAGTCCGCGAGGGCGGCATTCCGCCAGTCGTAGCTCTGGTTCAGTCCTCCTCGGAGAAGACGAAGGAGAAG GCGGAGGCGTTGATTGCGCTTTTACGGCAACCGACCGCACCACTTTCATAG
- the LOC122029026 gene encoding glutathione S-transferase T3-like: MGSQLGMPYPYVFSPTQPPVILSNESRKATIDPSINDKESLTPSSVPATQLPPHSSQEEREVELEENESKRRFWSLDEDVVLAKSWATISTDAIIGNDQKDQAFWKCIADYYNKHRPTGFMTRSYQRLKSHYYRFAPMVNEFSATYNNFYTHRQSGWSDENVLENALNIWKANNNNKNFKYMRVWRVLKDYEQYIPQLVAHYSNKKARTSESGGNTLTSNLDKVLI, from the coding sequence ATGGGTAGTCAACTTGGGATGCCTTATCCTTACGTATTTTCTCCTACTCAACCACCTGTCATACTTTCAAATGAATCAAGAAAGGCAACTATTGATCCATCTATCAACGATAAAGAATCTCTAACACCATCATCTGTTCCAGCAACTCAATTGCCACCACACTCATCACAAGAAGAGCGTGAAGTTGAGCTGGAGGAAAATGAATCGAAACGaagattttggtctctcgatgaagatGTGGTTCTTGCGAAGTCATGGGCAACTATAAGCACTGATGCAATCATTGGTAATGACCAGAAGGATCAAGCTTTTTGGAAATGTATAGCTGATTACTACAACAAACATCGCCCCACTGGATTTATGACGAGAAGTTATCAGCGGTTGAAATCACATTATTATAGGTTTGCACCGATGGTAAATGAATTTTCTGcaacttataataatttttatactcatcgGCAAAGTGGTTGGAGTGACGAGAATGTGTTGGAGAATGCACTGAATATATGGAAAGCTAACAACAATAACAAGAATTTTAAGTATATGCGTGTGTGGAGGGTTCTCAAAGATTATGAGCAATATATTCCACAATTAGTTGCTCATTACTCtaacaagaaagcaaggacaTCCGAATCAGGGGGAAACACTTTAACATCAAATTTAGATAAAGTGTTGATTTAG